GACGAGGTATTACAACTTTCAACCATCCTGCTGTCGCCTGCAAGAGAATTGATGGCAGAATGCCAGCGGTCTATAGATTTTTATCAGACACAATCTATAACTGAAAAGATAATCAACAAAATATATCTCTGTGGCGCAGGTGCGTTGCTGAAAGGACTTGATAAGTATATAGAATCACAGGCAAAACTGCCTGTTGAGATATTTAACCCGTTCTCAAAAATAGCCACAGAGCCGGTACTTTCGGCTAGTAATATACAGAATTTTTCGCAGTACGCCGTAGCAGTCGGGCTTGCTACACGAACCCGAGATGATGTGAAATAAAGGCAGGTTAAAATTAAAGGTTAAAGGGAAAAATTAAAATAAAAACCAACAATTTTAACCTTTGACCTTTCACTTTTAACTTGTAGTTATTATATGACTAAAATAAACCTTATCCCGAAAGAGCAGATTCCAAAAGTAGAACATCCGGAAATTAAAATTATGGCTATCGGTGCCGGCGTTGCTGTACTGGTTGTGTTGGGTTTTACATATACCTCAAAAGTAGCCCGACGGTCAAAAATCCAGAAAGAAATTATTACAGTTGACAGAGAACTCGCACAACTCCAGACAGTAATTGACCAGATAGCGCGGCTGAAATCACAGCGTGATACTGTGAATGCCAAAAAAAGCGCACTTGAACAACTCGTAAAAACACGACTTGTCTACCCAATCCTGATGGAAAATATGGCAAAAATACTACCAACAGGTTTATGGCTGCTGAACCTGGCTACAAAATCAGCCGATACAAAAACAGAACTGTCATTCAATGCAACCGCATATGATAATTATATTATCGCAGATTTGTTACAAACACTGGAAGATTCAACAATTTTCCAGAATCCAGAAATCAGCGGAATAGTATCCGCAGTTGGTGATAAAGGTGTCCCAATAAAACAGTTCTCAATAAAAGTAGATTATGTGAACCAGATATGGAAATAACGGCAATTAAAAATTAAAAATTAAAAAAAGTGGAGGTTGGTTTATATGGAAACAGGTATCGGGTTGGCGATTGTTGGGGTTTTGTTAAGTTGGGTATGGTACATTAATAACAAGAATAACAACAGGGTAATAAAAGAGATAATTAAAGAGACAACAGAACGAACAGAAAAACTTATTAAAGAAGTTGCAGAACGAACAGAAAAACTTATAGTAGAAGAATCTAAATTAACACGAGAAATGCTTAAAGAGCTATTTGAGAAAATGGATACAAGAGCAGAACAGCGCCATGAAGAAGTTATAGAACTATTAAAGAAAGGTTTTGGTGTAGCAGGTTCACACTGAAGTCACTGAAAACACTGAAAAATATGAGAAAACTAACAAATCAGGAAAAAGGCGCAATCGGAGTCGTAATCCTTGTAGGTTTATGGGCGTACTGGAAATACCTGTATAAACCTATCACAGGCGAGATTACACGGCTAGAACAGGATTTAGAACAGAAACAGGCAAAACTTGATGAAACCCGCCGTGCTGCACAGGAACTTGAAGTGCTGGAAGCTGAGTTCAAAATAATAGAAATTGAAGCGCGAGAAATGGAGAAAAAATTGCCAAAATCAAAAGAATTGCCTAACCTTATCAGAAACCTAACCAGAAGTTTGGAAAAACATAAACTGAATATCCAGAATTTTACACCGTCAAAAGAAAATCCAAAAGCATATTATTCAGAAATACCTATTTCTATGCAGTTAACAGGCTCATATCATAATCTGGCTAATTTCCTGGCTGAAGTAGGCCAGTATGAGCGTGTATTTAATGCATTTGATATTATTCTGACACCTAAGCCACCAACTAAAGAATCGCCGGATACAATCTCAGCATCACTGAAACTGGCTACATATATGGCAAAATAATGAAAACAGAAATTAAGAATTCAGAGATTAAGAGATTAAGAGATTTGGAGATTAGGGAAAAAACCAACCCTAATTCCCTAATTTCTATTTTCCTAATTTCTATTCTCTTCTCTCTATTCTCTGCTTCTTTTATTGGTTGCGGGAAGAAGTCAACACAACTGACACAGACATCTCAGCAGATTACACCAAGACCGAAACCAAAGATTCCACAATATGTTCCACCACCACCTTTACCAAAATATACTTATACTGGCGGAAAATATCGCGACCCGTTGATTCCTGCGGGTGGTAGTTATTCATCATCAATTATCGCAGGTGAAGGTGGCACAGTATTATCAGATGAACAACTCGCTACATTACAACTCAAAGGAATCTTTAGAGACCCAAAAATAGGCGGTATCGCGTTAATCGCAGATACATCCGGCGGGTCATATATCTTGAAAAACGGGAAATTATACGATAGAAAAAATAAAATTATACCAAAAGTAGCAGGTGTTATTGGCAAAAATATGGTTACGCTTTTTAGTGATAATACTAAACTGGAATTAAAACTAAGAAAAGGTGGGGAGGAAAAGAAAAAATGAAAAATTCAAAATTCAAAATTCAAAATTGGTGGCAATTGATTTTACTTCTTACTTCTTGTTTCTTGCTTCTTGCTTCTTCATATGCGTCTCAACTAAAAGACATCACTGTAAAATCTGCAGAAAACCAAGATACACTGACTGTATCGGTTTCTTCAAAAACAAAGTTCAATATATTCAGTATGTCTGAACCAAGCCGACTGGTTATAGAATTAAGCAACTGCGAATACGCAATAACCAGCAAAATAACCGCTGAGACAAGTTTCATAAAAGGAATCCGTAGCGGACAGTATCAGGATAAACCTCGAAAAATAGCACGGATTGTTGTTGACTTAAAAAAGCCGGTGCGGTTTTCATCAAAATCAACAAATAACGAAATATCTATCACACTTAAAGAAAAAGTTATTACAGATTCATCAGTTCGAAAATCTACTGAAACTGTAAAACCAGAAGTCGCTAAATCTACGAGTGCTGTAGTTAGCAAACCTAAACCTAAACCTAAACCAGCGCCTAAAAAGAAAACTGCTACACCACCCCCTACAATTGCAAAATCTACAGAAACTGTAAAGCCAGAAGTCGCTAAATCTACAATTACCGTCGTTAGCAAACCTAAACCAAAAAAGAAATCTATTACTACAATTGCAAAATCTACCGAAACTGTAAAGCCAGCAGTCGCTAAATCTACAATTACCGTCGTTAGCAAACCTAAACCAAAAAAGAAATCTACTACTACAATTGCAAAATCTACCGAAACTGTAAAGCCAGCAGTCGCGGCACCAGCACCTACACCCACTCCTGCACCTACACCTGCTGCCAAGCCAGAGGAGATAGTAAAACCCAGCACTGCACCAATAAGTATCGCTAAAGTAACAGAACCGAAAAGGGTGGAAAAAGTAGAAATCAAACCCAATATACCTGATAAAGAACATCTGGAACTTGTGAAAGAAATAAAGGAAAAAGGAACTGTGCCAATTACACCAACAATCAGTAAAAAACAGAAAGCAAAAAAGCCAGAAGCAAAAAAACCGACCCAACAGACTCAACCAACCCAACCCACTCTCAAATCCGGTGAATTACCAAAAGACCTGGTCACACTTGATTTCACAGATGCGGATATAAAGGATGTACTTCAGGTGCTCGCAGTAAAAACCGGGATGAATATCATCTACAGCGATGATGTCACCGGCACTGTCTCACTCCATCTTGAGAATGTGCCATTTGACGAAGCGATGTCGCTTATCCTTCAAATGAAAGGATTTGTTTTGCAACAGGTTGGCACAAATATCCTTAGAATAATGACACCTGCAACACTTGCTAAAGAACGCGCAGATGCAGTCCAGGTAACACAGATTTATCAACTGAGTTATGCTAAAGCATCGGATATGAGCGCCAAACTAACAGCTATTATGACTGCTGAAAACCAGAAAATTACCGTCCAAACCGACGATAGAACCAACAGCGTAATAGTTACATCTACACCGGAAGGGCTTTTGAGAGCACAAACACTGATAAAGAAGTTAGATGTGAAGCCCGAGCAGGTCTTGATAGAAGCCAAAATTGTAGAAATACAGTTTGAAACTTCAAAAGATTTAGGTATTGAATGGAACCTTGCAAAAGGCGATATCGCAGGTGGCGATACTTCAGGAATCGGTACCTCTGATAGTGATTCTGTTGATTATGGCGCGACTGAGGAAGACAAACGAGAACCTTCAGGTGTAGGTGTTGCAGCACCTTCAGCGAGCACTGTGGGTTCATTTACATTCGGTTATTTCAAAAGCGATATGTTATTAACTGCACGGCTGGCTGCTGCGCAAGCCAAAGGTAATGCCAAAGTCCTGTCTCAACCACGCGTCGCAACATTGAATAATATGGAAGCAAAAATTGTCGTTGGCGACCAGATACCTATCCCGCAAACTACCGTAACAACCGCTGGTGCTACGCAATCTACCACTTACATAACAACAGGAATCCAATTAACAGTAACACCAACAATAAATGCAGACGGCAGAATCACAATGAACGTGAAACCAGAGGTTTCTTACGCTGGTGGAGGCACACCACCGCGAATATCAACCCGGAATGCAGAAACTACAGTGCTGGTAAAAGATGGCGAAACAATAGTGATTGGCGGTATGATAACAGACCAGGAACGAAACAGTATTTCACAGGTGCCGCTGTTAGGCGACTTGCCGGTGCTTGGCAGTTTCTTCAAGAATCAGCATAATGAAAAAACCAAAACGGAACTTCTTGTATTTGTAACACCTTACATAATGAAAGAATAAAATAAGGTTACAGGTTAAAGGTTAAAGGTTAAAATTAAGAAAATATCTGGACTACAACAACAAGTTAATAGGACGCAGATTTTCGCAGAAAAAACAGATTTAAAATTTATATTTTAAAAATCTGCGTACATCTGCGTCCAAAAAAGGAAATTCCTATGCTTTTCAATTAGTACAAATGTACTAATTCAATTTTTGCTCAATCTTTTAATTTTTAATTACCTTTTTTAGTGTTTATTCGTGTTAATTCGTGGTTAAAAAATTTTCTTGTGAATAAATTTCTATTAAAACATGCTAAACTGAAACCTAAAATAGCAGTAGTTATTTCCGATAAAGAAGCTAATAATACAATAAAAAAACTATCCGGAATTGACATTTTAGAAATCAGAGTAGACCAGTTTAAGAAGTTAAATCTTGAGTATATAACAGATATTGTAAAAATCAGAAAACAAACAGGACTGCCACTGATTTTAACTGTTCGGAGTAAAGAAGAAGGTGGCGAAAAAAAAATCACTGACACAGTAAAACTTGAGATTTTCAAGAGAGCTATCAGATTGGTTGATGTTGTGGACATAGAATTAAAATCGGATATCATCTCAGCGGTTGTAAAACTTGCTAAAAAAAACAAGAAAACGGTTATTGTCTCGTTTCATAATTTTAAGAAGACACCTGTAAAAAAAGTATTAACAGGTATCGTAAAAAAAGCTAAAAAGCTAGGCGCTGATATAGTTAAAATCGCAACACAAGCAAATAAGCCAGACGATGTTGTTAACTTGATGGAGTTTACCCGAAAATATAAAGCCCAAAATCTAATCACTATTTCGTTAGGTAAAACTGGTAATATATCCCGTTTAATTTCACCGCTGTTTGGTTCTTTGATTGTTTACTCTTACATCAACAAACCATATGGGACAGGTCAGCTGCCATTGACTGTTTTACAAGACCATTTGCGGCTGTATTACCATTAAGAAAAAAAATTGTAACTATCTATTTTTTGCTTGACAAAATTTATTTATTTTGTATAATGAATAAACCAAAGTATTTACCACTGAAGCACAGAATCACGGAATAATGTCATTCCCGAATGCCTCTGTCGGGAATCTATTCAGTGTTTCAGTGGTTAAAAGAATAAATATGTTTGAAAAAGTGGATAGCAGATTTGAACAGGTAGACAGGCAAATTACCAGTCTTTTTACCCGTTTAGCTGTTGGTTTTAGTATCATTGGTTTCCTTATCGTTTTATTTGGTTTTCTAAGATAAGAATGGGGACGGAGGAAAGTAGTTGCGAGGTTTCCTCGCCTATCTTGATATAGTGCTGATGTTTTAACCTCGTTATACTGAAAGTCCAATATGATGAATACGGCAGTTGATACATTAAAGATTTTTGAACGGTTAAAAAAAGCCGACCTTACTGAAAAAGCTGCTAAAGAAATAGCCGAAACTTTTAAAGAAACCATAGAAGACCAACTTATTACAAAGGTATATCTTGACCAAAGATTGGCAGAACTTAAAACCGAAATAATCAAATGGGTTGCAGGTATGCTCGTAGCCCAAGCCGCAATAGTAGCCACTTTGGTAAAACTTTTATGAATTAAGCAGGGATAAACCTCAATATGGCTGTAATTGCTATACCACGAATTTTACGTGAAAAACTTTCAGATGAAGGCGCTGATGCACTGGATTGGACAGTTCGCTTCCATTACCACTGTTTTGTTTTTATTCTTCAAAAGATAAAGCATTATATCTTTAAATAACCAAATGGGGTCAGAAATGGATAATACTAATAAGATTCTAAAAGAGTTAGTAAAGTTTGTGCGGGAACAGCGAAAAATGAATGTTCAGTTCCATGCTGATATGGAAAAAGCAAACATTGAACAGCATAAAATGAATATGTATATTGAAAAACGATTACAACTACATTATACATTACTCCGTGAACAACGGGAATGGTTAAAGAATCATGAAGTAAGATTAAAAACAATAGAAGTAAAATAAAAATAATATGCGAAAAATAGGAATTGTTGCTGTTTTATTTTTGTTGTGTTTCATCACTCTAAACAAAACATTTGCTGTAAGTATTGAGCAAGGGAATGTCTCATGGTCGCCTGAGTCTTATACGAATACAATAAGTTGGTCTGATGCAGATCCGCTTTTTTCAACTTCGGTAGTATATTACCATGTATTCCGTCAGTTCGGTCAGGCAACTCCTGAATATCAGAAGTACACTATTAACGGTGCCGACAACATTTATCCCGGTTATTATGTTAATCCCTCTACTAAAAATGGTTCCATTTACCTGGGTTATACAGATGAAACAACTTTTACAGACCAAGTTTCACCAATGTGTGATACCAATTTTGGTGCGGATTATAGGTACCTCGTGGTTGCATTAGATACTGGAACTGCTGAATGGCCACGAAATCTCGCTAAAGATCAGTCCAATATTCGTATTACTACAGAGTATTATTTTACTGCCGATGAACTTGATTTTATCCATAATATGAAACGGGCAGATGCAGCCGGCTCACAGGATGGCTTCGGGCAGAAATGGACTTTTACATATAAACTTAAATGGGATGCCTATATAAATATGGAAATATATTCTCCAAACGGAACATTTACATATAGTTCGTCAGATGTAGACACTGTTTATGATGGTGAACGCTCTAATACTAGCCCTCAAGCCCTAATAAAAACAATAGTTGATTATACAAACTTAACAAGCGCAGCAAGAAGTTTCCAAATGGCAGATAACAGCTATACAAATGAAGAAGTTTGGGATTGCAGGGATTCGTCAGGAAATGTCGTTCCTAACGGCGTTTATTATGTCTTATTCAAAGCATACACGCATAACCCTTATACAGGCACTCCACGGTTCGTAGGACAGTGGTTTGGCTGTATACCGGTTGATATCCTGCGAATTACAAAAATAACAACACAGGGTATTTCGGGTTCAGGTGGTACCGCTTCAATCGGCTATACTATCAATGGCGATGCTAATGTGTATATTTTAATATGTTCTTCAGGAACTGCGTTTACTCGCGCTACATCTGAAGGTGACTTAACATTTCTTGGTAGTAATACCTATCATTATTATACAGGGTTTCCACTGCCACTTAATGACGCAAAAACTGCAGTTGATGCGTCAAAATTGAAAAAGGTGCTTGTTTTTTATCGGAAATATGGAACATATACAGAAACATGGAATGGCTTAGACCAAAATGGCGGCACTTTAGCAAATGGTATCTATGCTGTTTCATTTGCTGGACGGGATGGCTACGGGAATAATGCGCTTAATGCACAGGGTAATGACGGACCTATTGAAACAACTATTACTATTGATAAAACAGCGGCAGAAACAGCACAGGATTCTACAGCACCAACTATCAGTAAATGGTATGTCAATAGTAGCGAAATTTCAGCAGGTCAGACAATAGATCAGCCAATTACCTCTGTAGCAGTTGATATTGCAGATGAAACCGGTGGCTCCGGTGTGAATATCAGTGCTTGCACAATCAGTTTAACACTTACAGGTGCTACTACAACATCTGTCTCAGGCACTACTACTAACGATGGTACGGATACATTAACATTTACACCAACCCAAACTGTAAATACAAATGGTACATATACAATCAGTATAACAGCAATTGATACAACTGGTAATTCGAAAAACTATACCCGCAGTTTCTCAGTTAGTATAACAGCCGCGGGGACTGTTACTTCGTTTGAAAATTCGGTCAAGGCATATCCAAATCCTGCAAAAAGAGTTAACTTGGCAACAATCGCATATAACATAACCGCTGCTTCAACACTTTCACTTGAGATATACAATATACTTGGTGAGTTAGTTTATACGGATGAATGGGAAGATACCTCCGCGGGTTCAAAAACAAGAACTTGGAATTTGGTAAATGGTTCAAAAAATGTAGGCGCTAAAGTAGGTAGCGGCGTGTATATCTATAAAATAACAGCAAAAGATGGAACAAGCACATACTCAGTAACCAAAAAATTGATAGTGATACAATAAAGAAAGGCAGGTTAAAATTAAGGTAAAAATGAAAATGAAAAATAAAAAATTAATAACCCAAGAAGAATACTTTAAAGAAGCAGTCAGATACTATAAAAATGCAAAAAATTTGTTAAAACAGACAAAAGTTGAATATAATAGGTATCAGGATTTAAAGCATGTTAGAGAATCCGCATCTACATGTTATTTATCTGTTCTGTTTGCTATTAATGGTTATTTGATAAAACGCGGAATCCCGGCTGACAGGATTCCAACTTCTATTACACAATACTGGGAATTGTTGAATAAGAACCTTGTGCATAATGGCAAAATCAAAAGCGCATTCCAAACTGTATATGAAATATTACATATCACAGGATATTATCGCGGTACAGGTGATGTAAATGCAATAAAAGGAGGTTTTGAAAAAGCAAAATTGGTTATTGAGACATTAACCGGTGAAAAAATAAAATAGGGACGGAGCAAATTAAATGGAAATCGGGTTGAGTATTTTTGGCGTGATAATGGGTTTCGTGTGGTATCTTAATAACAAAAGCAATAACAGAGTTATTAAAGAAATTACACAAAGGACAGAAGAACTTATTCAACAAAACCATAAAGAAACACAAAGTTTGATTCAAGAAACTCAAAGTTTGATTCAAGAAATGCGTAAAGAAACCCAAAATCTGATTAAAGAAGAAGGTAAATTAACAAGAGAATCAACAAGAGAGTTGATAGAAAAAATTTCACTTTTAATAGTGAGTGATGGTGAAAAAACAAGGGAAATCCTCAGAACATTAAAACCCGCTTAAAGGCTAAAATGAAAACTGTAGAAATTATTCTTGCTTCTTGCTTCTTGTTTCTTGCTTCTTGTCTTTTTGCATCTAACGAAGGCACTGCTACCGCTACATTCCTGAAATTAGAACAGGGTGCAAAACCTATCGGGATGGGCGGCGCATTCACTGGAATCGCAAATAACGCAGACGGCATATACTATAATCCCGCAGGGCTCGGTTCTCTTACTAAAAAAGAGGTCTCAGTTACATATTCCGCAATGTATCAGGATATGATGAGTTCATACCTGTCGTTTGCATTGCCTACATATAAATTTGGCACCTTCGGGCTTGGTATCACATATCTTACTGTAGATAAAATAGAGAAAACGAATGATGATGGAGTTTCGCTTGGTGATGCAAAAATCTCTAATTTAGCCGGCGCGGTTTATTATGCCAAAAAATTAGATATGCTCGCTATTGGCGGCGGAGTGAAGTTTATCCAGCAGGACTACGATGCGGCAAAAGGCTCAGGACTAGCAGCGGATGTCGGCGGGCTGTTTACAATTGTCAAAGATAAACTATCACTGGGATTATCAGTGCTGAATCTCGGTCCGAAAGCAAAAATAGGCGATACAAAAAATAAACTGCCACTGATTATCCGCGGCGGTATCGGATTTACGCCAGTTCAGAAACTTACTATCGGCAGTGATTTAGAAAAACCAAACGATGCAGATATGAAACTGCATCTTGGCGGTGAGTACGCATTCAGCCCGCTAATGTCAGTCCGTATCGGCTATGAAACAATGAAAGATATCGGCGGCGGCTTAACCGCAGGCGTTGGGATAAAAAACCAACTCGGCGGTGAAGGTGGGCTGG
The DNA window shown above is from Elusimicrobiota bacterium and carries:
- a CDS encoding DUF1640 domain-containing protein, which codes for MMNTAVDTLKIFERLKKADLTEKAAKEIAETFKETIEDQLITKVYLDQRLAELKTEIIKWVAGMLVAQAAIVATLVKLL
- the pilQ gene encoding type IV pilus secretin PilQ; this translates as MKNSKFKIQNWWQLILLLTSCFLLLASSYASQLKDITVKSAENQDTLTVSVSSKTKFNIFSMSEPSRLVIELSNCEYAITSKITAETSFIKGIRSGQYQDKPRKIARIVVDLKKPVRFSSKSTNNEISITLKEKVITDSSVRKSTETVKPEVAKSTSAVVSKPKPKPKPAPKKKTATPPPTIAKSTETVKPEVAKSTITVVSKPKPKKKSITTIAKSTETVKPAVAKSTITVVSKPKPKKKSTTTIAKSTETVKPAVAAPAPTPTPAPTPAAKPEEIVKPSTAPISIAKVTEPKRVEKVEIKPNIPDKEHLELVKEIKEKGTVPITPTISKKQKAKKPEAKKPTQQTQPTQPTLKSGELPKDLVTLDFTDADIKDVLQVLAVKTGMNIIYSDDVTGTVSLHLENVPFDEAMSLILQMKGFVLQQVGTNILRIMTPATLAKERADAVQVTQIYQLSYAKASDMSAKLTAIMTAENQKITVQTDDRTNSVIVTSTPEGLLRAQTLIKKLDVKPEQVLIEAKIVEIQFETSKDLGIEWNLAKGDIAGGDTSGIGTSDSDSVDYGATEEDKREPSGVGVAAPSASTVGSFTFGYFKSDMLLTARLAAAQAKGNAKVLSQPRVATLNNMEAKIVVGDQIPIPQTTVTTAGATQSTTYITTGIQLTVTPTINADGRITMNVKPEVSYAGGGTPPRISTRNAETTVLVKDGETIVIGGMITDQERNSISQVPLLGDLPVLGSFFKNQHNEKTKTELLVFVTPYIMKE
- the pilO gene encoding type 4a pilus biogenesis protein PilO, yielding MRKLTNQEKGAIGVVILVGLWAYWKYLYKPITGEITRLEQDLEQKQAKLDETRRAAQELEVLEAEFKIIEIEAREMEKKLPKSKELPNLIRNLTRSLEKHKLNIQNFTPSKENPKAYYSEIPISMQLTGSYHNLANFLAEVGQYERVFNAFDIILTPKPPTKESPDTISASLKLATYMAK
- a CDS encoding PorV/PorQ family protein, producing the protein MKTVEIILASCFLFLASCLFASNEGTATATFLKLEQGAKPIGMGGAFTGIANNADGIYYNPAGLGSLTKKEVSVTYSAMYQDMMSSYLSFALPTYKFGTFGLGITYLTVDKIEKTNDDGVSLGDAKISNLAGAVYYAKKLDMLAIGGGVKFIQQDYDAAKGSGLAADVGGLFTIVKDKLSLGLSVLNLGPKAKIGDTKNKLPLIIRGGIGFTPVQKLTIGSDLEKPNDADMKLHLGGEYAFSPLMSVRIGYETMKDIGGGLTAGVGIKNQLGGEGGLGGGESFFGSSASKKGAITFCIDYAYVSYGEWEATHRISVGLQF
- a CDS encoding DUF5618 family protein — protein: MKNKKLITQEEYFKEAVRYYKNAKNLLKQTKVEYNRYQDLKHVRESASTCYLSVLFAINGYLIKRGIPADRIPTSITQYWELLNKNLVHNGKIKSAFQTVYEILHITGYYRGTGDVNAIKGGFEKAKLVIETLTGEKIK
- a CDS encoding PilN domain-containing protein; this translates as MTKINLIPKEQIPKVEHPEIKIMAIGAGVAVLVVLGFTYTSKVARRSKIQKEIITVDRELAQLQTVIDQIARLKSQRDTVNAKKSALEQLVKTRLVYPILMENMAKILPTGLWLLNLATKSADTKTELSFNATAYDNYIIADLLQTLEDSTIFQNPEISGIVSAVGDKGVPIKQFSIKVDYVNQIWK
- the aroD gene encoding type I 3-dehydroquinate dehydratase, which gives rise to MNKFLLKHAKLKPKIAVVISDKEANNTIKKLSGIDILEIRVDQFKKLNLEYITDIVKIRKQTGLPLILTVRSKEEGGEKKITDTVKLEIFKRAIRLVDVVDIELKSDIISAVVKLAKKNKKTVIVSFHNFKKTPVKKVLTGIVKKAKKLGADIVKIATQANKPDDVVNLMEFTRKYKAQNLITISLGKTGNISRLISPLFGSLIVYSYINKPYGTGQLPLTVLQDHLRLYYH
- a CDS encoding T9SS type A sorting domain-containing protein → MRKIGIVAVLFLLCFITLNKTFAVSIEQGNVSWSPESYTNTISWSDADPLFSTSVVYYHVFRQFGQATPEYQKYTINGADNIYPGYYVNPSTKNGSIYLGYTDETTFTDQVSPMCDTNFGADYRYLVVALDTGTAEWPRNLAKDQSNIRITTEYYFTADELDFIHNMKRADAAGSQDGFGQKWTFTYKLKWDAYINMEIYSPNGTFTYSSSDVDTVYDGERSNTSPQALIKTIVDYTNLTSAARSFQMADNSYTNEEVWDCRDSSGNVVPNGVYYVLFKAYTHNPYTGTPRFVGQWFGCIPVDILRITKITTQGISGSGGTASIGYTINGDANVYILICSSGTAFTRATSEGDLTFLGSNTYHYYTGFPLPLNDAKTAVDASKLKKVLVFYRKYGTYTETWNGLDQNGGTLANGIYAVSFAGRDGYGNNALNAQGNDGPIETTITIDKTAAETAQDSTAPTISKWYVNSSEISAGQTIDQPITSVAVDIADETGGSGVNISACTISLTLTGATTTSVSGTTTNDGTDTLTFTPTQTVNTNGTYTISITAIDTTGNSKNYTRSFSVSITAAGTVTSFENSVKAYPNPAKRVNLATIAYNITAASTLSLEIYNILGELVYTDEWEDTSAGSKTRTWNLVNGSKNVGAKVGSGVYIYKITAKDGTSTYSVTKKLIVIQ